One segment of Massilia sp. Se16.2.3 DNA contains the following:
- a CDS encoding ABC transporter substrate-binding protein produces MNTRKFAAALVALSLLAGAGGAHAEGKIRIAEQFGVVYLLLNVAQDQKLIEKHGKKYGVDIDVDWVKLSGGAATNDALLSNSVDVVGAGLGPLMTVWDRTAGKQNVRAVASLGNFPYYLISTNPAVKSIADFGPKDRIALPAVTVSVQARILQMAASKQWGPAEFRKLDPLTQALPHPDAAAAVIAGKTEINAHFANPPFQDQELAGNPNAKIVLDSYQVLGGPSSATVLYATERYVKENPKTYRAFLDALVEAARLATSNPEAAADAYLRVNKGSIDRALLIKVIKDPKVQFKVAPQNTLGLAQFLHQVGAIRNKPASWRDYFFDHPALASGS; encoded by the coding sequence TTGAATACCAGAAAGTTTGCCGCTGCCCTCGTCGCCCTGTCCCTGCTGGCGGGCGCCGGCGGTGCCCATGCCGAAGGCAAGATCCGCATCGCCGAGCAGTTCGGCGTGGTCTACCTGCTGCTCAATGTCGCGCAGGACCAGAAGCTCATCGAAAAGCATGGCAAGAAATACGGCGTCGACATCGATGTCGACTGGGTCAAGCTCTCGGGCGGCGCCGCCACCAATGACGCCTTGCTGTCCAATTCCGTGGACGTGGTCGGCGCCGGACTCGGCCCCCTGATGACGGTCTGGGATCGTACCGCCGGCAAGCAGAACGTGCGCGCCGTTGCTTCGCTCGGCAATTTCCCGTACTACCTGATCAGCACCAACCCGGCCGTGAAATCGATCGCCGACTTCGGCCCGAAGGACCGCATCGCGCTACCGGCCGTGACGGTATCGGTGCAGGCGCGCATCCTGCAGATGGCGGCCAGCAAGCAGTGGGGCCCCGCCGAGTTCCGCAAGCTCGACCCGCTTACCCAGGCGCTGCCACACCCGGATGCGGCCGCCGCCGTGATCGCCGGCAAGACCGAAATCAATGCCCACTTCGCCAATCCCCCGTTCCAGGATCAGGAACTGGCCGGCAACCCGAACGCGAAAATCGTGCTCGACTCCTACCAGGTGCTGGGCGGGCCGAGCTCGGCCACGGTGCTGTATGCCACCGAAAGGTATGTAAAGGAGAATCCGAAGACCTACCGCGCTTTCCTCGACGCGCTGGTGGAGGCGGCTCGCCTGGCCACCAGCAATCCGGAAGCGGCGGCCGACGCCTACCTGCGCGTGAACAAGGGCAGCATCGACCGCGCCCTGCTCATCAAGGTGATCAAGGATCCGAAGGTGCAGTTCAAGGTGGCGCCGCAGAACACCCTGGGCCTGGCCCAGTTCCTGCACCAGGTCGGGGCGATCCGCAACAAGCCGGCCTCGTGGCGCGACTATTTCTTCGACCACCCGGCGCTGGCCTCGGGAAGCTGA
- a CDS encoding RNA polymerase sigma factor — protein sequence MATDKELNDFLENVERRAFKQAVYAVRKDESALDIVQDAMIKLAEKYGDKPAAELPMLFQRILQTTILDYFRREKVRNAWVSLFGGLGRREGEDEDFDILNSYEAEEGSAAAESSMDQVERAQTLRLIEAEIQKLPARQREAFLMRYWQDMDVAETAAAMGCSEGSVKTHCSRATHALADALRAKGIQL from the coding sequence ATGGCGACAGACAAAGAACTCAACGACTTCCTCGAGAATGTCGAACGGCGCGCCTTCAAGCAGGCCGTGTACGCGGTGCGCAAGGACGAGTCAGCGCTCGACATCGTGCAGGACGCGATGATCAAGCTCGCCGAAAAATACGGCGACAAGCCCGCTGCCGAGCTGCCGATGCTGTTCCAGCGCATCCTGCAGACGACCATCCTCGACTATTTTCGCCGCGAAAAGGTGCGCAACGCCTGGGTCAGCCTCTTCGGGGGGCTGGGCCGCCGCGAAGGCGAGGACGAGGACTTTGATATACTCAATTCGTATGAAGCGGAAGAAGGATCCGCCGCGGCCGAGTCCAGCATGGACCAGGTCGAACGTGCCCAGACCTTGCGCCTGATCGAAGCGGAGATACAAAAACTCCCGGCGCGTCAACGCGAAGCCTTCCTTATGCGTTACTGGCAGGATATGGACGTGGCCGAAACGGCCGCAGCGATGGGATGCTCCGAGGGCAGTGTCAAAACACATTGCTCTCGCGCCACGCATGCTCTCGCCGATGCCCTGCGGGCCAAGGGAATACAATTATGA
- the ilvC gene encoding ketol-acid reductoisomerase, whose amino-acid sequence MKVFYDKDCDLSLIQNKNVAIIGYGSQGHAHAQNLSESGVKVTVGLRRGGASWNKVEQAGLQVAEVDEAVKNADIIMILLPDENIAQVYKENVEPNAKQGAVLAFAHGFNVHYGQVVPRADLDVIMIAPKAPGHTVRNTYKQGGGVPHLVAVYQDKSGAARDIALSYAMANGGGRAGIIETNFREETETDLFGEQAVLCGGTVELIKAGFETLVEAGYAPEMAYFECLHELKLIVDLIYEGGIANMNYSISNNAEYGEYVTGPKVVTSATKEAMKQCLKDIQTGEYAKSFILENKAGAPTLISRRRLTSEHQIEEVGAKLRAMMPWIAKNKLVDQSKN is encoded by the coding sequence ATGAAAGTTTTCTACGACAAAGACTGCGACCTCTCCCTCATCCAGAACAAGAATGTCGCCATCATCGGCTATGGCTCGCAAGGCCACGCCCACGCCCAGAACCTCTCCGAATCGGGCGTGAAGGTCACCGTCGGCCTGCGCCGCGGCGGCGCTTCCTGGAACAAGGTCGAACAGGCCGGCCTGCAGGTCGCCGAGGTCGACGAGGCCGTGAAGAACGCCGATATCATCATGATCCTGCTCCCGGACGAAAACATCGCCCAGGTCTACAAGGAAAACGTCGAGCCGAACGCCAAGCAGGGTGCCGTGCTCGCCTTTGCCCACGGCTTCAACGTCCACTACGGCCAGGTCGTGCCGCGCGCCGATCTCGACGTGATCATGATCGCGCCGAAGGCCCCCGGCCACACCGTGCGCAACACCTATAAACAGGGTGGCGGCGTGCCGCACCTGGTCGCGGTCTACCAGGACAAGTCCGGCGCCGCGCGCGACATCGCGCTGTCGTACGCGATGGCCAATGGCGGCGGTCGCGCCGGCATCATCGAGACCAACTTCCGCGAAGAGACCGAGACCGACCTGTTCGGCGAACAGGCCGTGCTCTGCGGCGGCACCGTCGAACTGATCAAGGCGGGATTCGAAACCCTGGTCGAAGCCGGCTACGCGCCCGAAATGGCCTATTTCGAGTGCCTGCACGAACTGAAACTCATCGTCGACCTGATCTACGAGGGCGGCATCGCCAACATGAACTACTCGATCTCGAACAATGCCGAATACGGCGAGTACGTGACGGGGCCTAAGGTCGTCACCTCGGCGACCAAGGAAGCGATGAAGCAGTGTCTGAAGGACATCCAGACCGGCGAGTACGCGAAGAGCTTCATCCTCGAGAACAAGGCGGGCGCCCCGACCCTGATCTCGCGCCGCCGTCTCACCAGCGAGCACCAGATCGAGGAAGTCGGCGCCAAGCTGCGCGCGATGATGCCGTGGATCGCGAAGAACAAGCTGGTGGATCAGTCGAAGAATTGA
- a CDS encoding DUF3619 family protein, translating into MNTDDINLAYKLRRALDENLEALPASTAERLASARAQALARKKADAPAAARKETRRRWFDVDFHFSNGGLGRLGVAIPLLALAVGLGGLYQYEQQERIAELAELDAAVLADELPLTAYLDHGFNAYLESQQRRQ; encoded by the coding sequence ATGAATACCGACGACATCAACCTGGCGTACAAGCTGCGCCGTGCACTGGACGAGAACCTCGAGGCGCTGCCGGCTTCCACGGCCGAGCGCCTGGCAAGCGCGCGCGCGCAGGCATTGGCACGCAAGAAAGCCGATGCGCCTGCCGCTGCCCGCAAGGAAACGCGCCGCCGCTGGTTCGATGTCGACTTCCATTTTTCAAACGGCGGCCTCGGCCGCCTGGGCGTGGCCATCCCGCTGCTGGCGCTGGCCGTCGGCCTTGGCGGGCTGTACCAGTATGAACAGCAGGAGCGTATCGCCGAGCTGGCCGAACTCGACGCGGCCGTGCTGGCCGACGAACTGCCGCTGACGGCTTACCTCGACCATGGCTTCAATGCCTATCTGGAGTCGCAACAGCGCCGCCAATGA
- the ilvN gene encoding acetolactate synthase small subunit, protein MRHIISVLLENEAGALSRVVGLFSARGYNIETLTVAPTEDATLSRMTIVTSGSDDIIEQITKHLNRLIEVVKVVDLTEGQHIERELMLLKVRAVGKEREEIKRTADIFRGRIIDVTEKTYTIELTGAKSKLDAFIDAIDRASILETVRTGGSGIGRGERILKV, encoded by the coding sequence ATGAGACACATCATCTCGGTCCTGCTGGAGAACGAAGCCGGCGCACTGTCCCGCGTGGTGGGCCTGTTCTCGGCGCGTGGCTACAACATCGAAACCCTGACCGTGGCGCCGACCGAAGACGCGACGCTCTCGCGCATGACCATCGTCACCTCCGGCTCGGACGACATCATCGAGCAGATCACCAAGCACCTGAACCGGCTGATCGAAGTCGTGAAGGTGGTCGACCTGACCGAAGGCCAGCACATCGAGCGCGAGCTCATGCTGCTCAAGGTGAGGGCGGTCGGCAAGGAGCGCGAGGAAATCAAGCGCACCGCCGACATCTTCCGCGGCCGCATCATCGACGTCACGGAAAAGACCTACACGATCGAACTGACCGGTGCCAAGAGCAAGCTCGACGCCTTCATCGACGCCATCGACCGCGCCTCGATCCTCGAAACCGTCCGTACCGGCGGCTCGGGTATCGGCCGTGGCGAGCGCATCCTCAAGGTCTGA
- a CDS encoding rRNA pseudouridine synthase has translation MSDNAIRLAKRVAELAGCSRAEAERYIANGGVSVDGAVVEDPASRVTPSQAVTLLPGASAREAPPVTILLHKPSGSNAGVGMRGSPALDCLVPESLFVTHGAPHFLKRHLARLTLCTPLETDASGLLVFTQDFRIVRKLVDDGERVEHEYVVEVSGGIKEGGLALLNHGLTFNGKPINPMKVSWQSEGRLRFAAKGVRPGQLEHMCAAVGLSVSDIKRLRVGRIPLAGLPEGQWRYLAEYERF, from the coding sequence ATGAGCGACAACGCAATTCGCCTGGCCAAACGCGTGGCCGAACTGGCAGGCTGTTCGCGTGCCGAAGCCGAACGCTACATCGCCAACGGCGGCGTGAGCGTCGATGGCGCGGTGGTCGAGGACCCGGCCAGCCGCGTGACCCCAAGCCAGGCCGTGACGCTGCTGCCGGGCGCCAGCGCCCGGGAGGCGCCGCCGGTGACGATCCTGCTGCACAAGCCCTCCGGCAGCAATGCCGGCGTCGGCATGCGCGGCAGTCCTGCGCTGGACTGCCTGGTGCCCGAAAGCTTGTTCGTGACCCACGGCGCCCCGCATTTCCTCAAACGCCATCTGGCGCGCCTGACCCTGTGCACGCCGCTGGAAACCGATGCCAGCGGCCTGCTCGTGTTCACCCAGGACTTTCGCATCGTGAGGAAGCTCGTCGACGACGGCGAGCGCGTCGAGCACGAGTATGTGGTCGAGGTCTCGGGCGGCATCAAGGAAGGCGGCTTGGCGCTGCTGAACCATGGCTTGACCTTCAACGGCAAGCCGATCAACCCGATGAAGGTCAGCTGGCAGAGCGAAGGGCGCCTGCGCTTCGCCGCCAAGGGCGTGCGTCCCGGCCAGCTCGAGCACATGTGCGCCGCGGTGGGCTTGTCCGTCAGCGACATCAAGCGCCTGCGCGTCGGCCGCATCCCGCTGGCCGGGCTGCCCGAGGGGCAGTGGCGCTACCTGGCGGAGTACGAGCGCTTCTGA
- a CDS encoding acetolactate synthase 3 catalytic subunit, whose amino-acid sequence MNNEASGPTGQLTGAEIVVRCLAEEGVKHVFGYPGGAVLYIYDAIFQQDAFQHVLVRHEQAAVHAADAYSRSSNTVGVAIVTSGPGVTNAVTGLSTAYMDSIPMVVISGQVPSHAIGQDAFQECDTVGITRPVVKHNFLVKDVKDLATTMKKAFFIARTGRPGPVLVDIPKDISMHKCVYDYPREIEMRSYKPVDKGHAGQIRKAVQLLAGAERPMIYAGGGVILANASNELNRLVDKLGAPVTNTLMGLGGSRASDEHFVGMPGMHGTYEANMAMQHCDVLIAIGARFDDRVIGNPKHFASHPRKIIHIDIDPSSISKRVKVDIPIVGNVKEVLTEFLAQLDAAGPRSSSPSLAPWWKQIAEWRGRDCLKYEKSDLVIKPQSVIEQLWQVTGGDAFVTSDVGQHQMWAAQYYPFEKPRRWINSGGLGTMGVGLPYAMGVQMANPGATVACVTGEGSIQMCIQELATCKQYHLTPKIILLNNRFLGMVRQWQQIDYGSRYSESYMDSLPDFEKLAEAYGHVGMRIEKPGDVEGSLREAFAMKDRLVFMNFITDQSENVWPMVKAGAGLSEMLLGSEDL is encoded by the coding sequence ATGAATAACGAAGCCTCAGGTCCGACAGGTCAACTGACGGGCGCTGAAATTGTCGTGCGTTGCCTGGCCGAGGAGGGCGTGAAACACGTCTTCGGCTATCCCGGCGGCGCGGTGCTGTATATCTACGACGCCATCTTCCAGCAGGACGCATTCCAGCACGTCCTCGTGCGCCACGAACAGGCAGCCGTGCACGCGGCCGATGCCTATTCGCGCAGCTCCAACACCGTCGGCGTCGCCATCGTCACCTCCGGTCCGGGCGTGACGAATGCCGTCACGGGATTATCGACCGCCTACATGGACTCGATCCCGATGGTCGTCATCAGCGGCCAGGTGCCCAGTCACGCGATCGGCCAGGACGCCTTCCAGGAATGCGACACGGTCGGCATCACGCGTCCGGTGGTCAAGCACAATTTCCTCGTCAAGGACGTCAAGGACCTGGCGACGACGATGAAGAAAGCCTTCTTCATCGCGCGCACCGGCCGCCCCGGCCCCGTGCTGGTCGATATCCCGAAGGACATCAGCATGCACAAGTGCGTGTACGACTACCCTCGCGAGATCGAGATGCGCTCGTACAAGCCGGTCGACAAGGGCCATGCGGGCCAGATCCGCAAGGCCGTGCAGCTGCTGGCCGGCGCCGAACGGCCGATGATCTATGCGGGCGGCGGCGTCATCCTGGCGAATGCCTCGAACGAATTGAATCGCCTGGTCGACAAGCTCGGCGCGCCGGTCACCAACACGCTGATGGGCCTGGGCGGCTCGCGCGCCAGCGACGAGCATTTCGTCGGTATGCCGGGCATGCACGGAACCTATGAAGCGAACATGGCGATGCAGCACTGCGACGTCCTGATCGCCATCGGCGCCCGTTTCGACGACCGCGTGATCGGCAACCCCAAGCACTTCGCCAGCCACCCGCGCAAGATCATCCACATCGACATCGATCCGTCCTCGATCTCGAAACGGGTCAAGGTCGACATTCCCATCGTCGGCAACGTCAAGGAAGTGCTGACCGAATTCCTCGCTCAGCTCGACGCAGCCGGTCCGCGCAGCAGCTCGCCGTCGCTGGCTCCCTGGTGGAAGCAGATTGCCGAGTGGCGCGGGCGCGATTGCCTGAAGTACGAGAAGTCCGATCTCGTCATCAAGCCGCAGTCGGTCATCGAACAGCTCTGGCAGGTGACGGGCGGCGACGCCTTCGTTACCTCCGACGTCGGCCAGCACCAGATGTGGGCAGCCCAGTACTACCCCTTCGAAAAACCGCGCCGCTGGATCAATTCCGGTGGCCTCGGGACGATGGGCGTCGGCCTGCCGTATGCGATGGGCGTGCAGATGGCGAACCCCGGCGCGACGGTCGCCTGCGTGACGGGCGAAGGCTCGATCCAGATGTGCATCCAGGAGCTCGCGACCTGCAAGCAGTACCACCTGACCCCGAAGATCATCCTGCTCAACAACCGCTTCCTCGGCATGGTCAGACAGTGGCAGCAGATCGACTACGGCTCGCGCTATTCCGAGTCCTACATGGATTCGCTGCCGGACTTCGAGAAGCTGGCCGAAGCCTACGGCCACGTCGGCATGCGCATCGAGAAGCCGGGCGACGTGGAAGGCTCGCTGCGCGAAGCCTTTGCCATGAAGGATCGCCTGGTGTTCATGAACTTCATCACCGACCAGAGCGAAAACGTCTGGCCGATGGTCAAGGCGGGCGCCGGCTTGTCCGAAATGCTGCTCGGCTCGGAGGACCTGTAA
- a CDS encoding DUF3106 domain-containing protein, whose amino-acid sequence MTRPPSKPRRYGWLAVAAVVAAILAWAIFSRVRTDDPDAAVPRTASVAGTSKDIAGKPGAQLLDKPLWRELTRAQQLALEPLHPEWDAMDGTRKKKWLEMSRRFASMNPAEQARVHERMRQWIRLTPEQRNLARENYNKARKLAPGEKAATWESYKQLTPGERQRLAQTAARRNAAGAKTPATGGIVAPTSCPAGTTRRGASCIALQAPNAMPPAPALSQPGLQPGLQPAPQSAPRHPPRPPPRRHRTCPRPLLLPPPLPAHRMQTANPPVVATPTVKRRVIAMVYEAFLLIAVEALAVFLYLIATGNRQGPAYQAGLSAFMFLVAAAYFVHAWSGSGFTLAMKTWRIKLVKVGHAKVPFKNAAIRYLLAWGWFAPALLVGGLLDLHHVKEWSIAFTLGLVAWGLTAFLDKDRQFLHDRIAGTRLIALPKPAKK is encoded by the coding sequence ATGACGAGACCTCCTTCCAAGCCCCGCCGCTACGGCTGGTTGGCCGTAGCGGCGGTGGTGGCCGCCATCCTGGCCTGGGCGATCTTCTCGCGCGTACGCACCGACGACCCCGATGCCGCGGTCCCGCGCACGGCCAGCGTGGCCGGTACAAGCAAGGACATCGCCGGCAAACCGGGCGCACAGTTGCTCGATAAACCCCTGTGGCGCGAACTGACGCGCGCACAGCAACTCGCCCTTGAACCCCTGCACCCCGAATGGGACGCGATGGATGGCACGCGCAAGAAAAAATGGCTGGAAATGTCGCGCCGCTTCGCCTCGATGAACCCGGCAGAGCAGGCACGCGTGCACGAACGCATGCGCCAGTGGATCCGCCTGACGCCCGAGCAGCGCAACCTGGCGCGCGAGAACTACAACAAGGCGCGCAAACTCGCCCCCGGCGAAAAGGCCGCCACCTGGGAAAGCTACAAGCAGTTGACGCCGGGCGAAAGGCAGCGCCTGGCGCAGACGGCCGCGCGCAGGAACGCGGCCGGCGCCAAGACCCCGGCGACCGGCGGCATCGTCGCGCCCACCAGCTGCCCGGCCGGCACCACGCGCCGCGGCGCCTCCTGCATCGCGCTGCAGGCGCCGAACGCCATGCCGCCGGCACCGGCGCTCAGTCAGCCCGGCCTTCAGCCCGGCCTTCAGCCCGCCCCTCAGTCCGCCCCGCGGCACCCTCCTCGCCCGCCGCCCCGGCGGCACCGAACCTGTCCACGCCCGCTACTCCTGCCACCGCCGCTCCCGGCGCATCGAATGCAAACGGCTAATCCTCCCGTCGTCGCCACCCCGACCGTCAAGCGCCGCGTCATCGCGATGGTCTACGAAGCGTTCCTGCTGATCGCGGTCGAAGCGCTGGCCGTCTTCCTCTACCTGATCGCCACCGGCAACCGCCAGGGGCCTGCCTACCAGGCGGGTCTCAGCGCTTTCATGTTCCTGGTAGCGGCGGCGTATTTCGTGCATGCCTGGAGCGGCAGCGGCTTCACGCTGGCCATGAAAACCTGGCGCATCAAGCTCGTCAAAGTGGGGCATGCGAAGGTGCCCTTCAAGAACGCGGCGATCCGCTACCTGCTGGCCTGGGGCTGGTTCGCGCCGGCGCTGCTGGTTGGCGGCCTGCTCGACCTGCACCACGTGAAGGAGTGGAGCATTGCCTTCACGCTGGGGCTGGTGGCCTGGGGGCTGACGGCCTTCCTCGACAAGGACCGGCAGTTCCTGCATGACCGGATTGCAGGGACGCGGCTGATCGCCCTGCCCAAGCCTGCCAAGAAATAG
- a CDS encoding phospholipase, translating to MKTAFKLAPVAIALIACLPAKAWNTETHRRIAMDAIEFMKTHPAQTKYAKLLAGVTRAGYTMEQFAAAIGQGAHDVDYFEDTYICGATTGNCANAPLWGLASDVAHYTSFWHFQNRTAGQDAHGNRFGGYNYAKLANPGDIDKLAATWLVNDYLDDGAGGMNGWFGDATRYNSYGVTEAHYRQGSSSTPQMYEDYQKFPFQPIDNLGQYFFSRFLQAPSAQSLGFSLHTTDLLQPHHTYGTLGNGHSSWEGWVGDNYDREKLNDGALVLAALNDFTPLAASATDIRPLLNQGGAYSYKYGGAVLSSSDNEVRKAVARKMVPHSIAMAVRILDRAAERLAQ from the coding sequence ATGAAAACTGCATTCAAGCTGGCACCGGTTGCGATCGCGCTGATCGCCTGCCTGCCCGCGAAAGCATGGAACACGGAAACCCATCGTCGTATCGCCATGGACGCGATCGAATTCATGAAGACGCATCCTGCCCAGACTAAATACGCGAAGCTGCTCGCCGGCGTTACCAGGGCCGGCTACACGATGGAGCAATTCGCCGCGGCGATCGGCCAGGGCGCGCATGATGTCGATTACTTCGAAGATACCTACATCTGCGGCGCGACCACCGGCAACTGCGCCAACGCGCCGCTGTGGGGCCTGGCATCGGACGTGGCCCACTACACCTCGTTCTGGCACTTCCAGAACCGCACCGCGGGCCAGGACGCGCATGGCAACCGCTTCGGCGGCTACAACTATGCCAAGCTGGCCAACCCGGGCGACATCGACAAGCTGGCCGCGACCTGGCTGGTAAACGACTACCTCGACGACGGCGCGGGCGGCATGAACGGCTGGTTCGGCGACGCCACCAGGTACAACAGCTATGGCGTCACCGAGGCGCACTACCGCCAGGGCAGCAGCTCGACGCCGCAGATGTACGAGGACTACCAGAAATTCCCCTTCCAGCCGATCGACAACCTCGGCCAGTACTTCTTCTCGCGCTTCCTGCAGGCGCCGTCGGCGCAGTCGCTGGGCTTCTCGCTGCATACGACCGACCTGCTGCAGCCGCACCATACCTATGGCACGCTGGGCAATGGCCACTCTTCGTGGGAAGGCTGGGTGGGCGACAACTACGACCGGGAAAAGCTGAACGACGGCGCGCTGGTGCTGGCGGCGCTGAACGACTTCACGCCGCTGGCCGCGAGCGCGACCGATATCCGCCCCTTGCTGAACCAGGGCGGCGCCTACTCGTACAAGTATGGCGGCGCGGTGCTGTCGTCGTCGGATAACGAGGTGCGCAAGGCGGTGGCGCGCAAGATGGTGCCGCATTCGATCGCGATGGCGGTGCGGATCCTGGATCGGGCGGCGGAGAGACTGGCGCAGTAA
- a CDS encoding TauD/TfdA family dioxygenase, with protein sequence MPLDTLSAGSPARQDFDIRPLHAPLGAEVLGLDLSRPLSTADLARVHRAHLDHHVLVFRDARITPAQQVAFSRRFGELQIHVLRQFQLKEEPEVLIVSNIRENGEPIGLGDAGHLWHSDLSYKAVPSLGSMLHAQELPAEGGDTLFANQHLAWDTLPDALKREVEGAWAEHSYLARYEDLRKLNPWRPALTQAQIDEVVPVRHPVVRTHPETGRRALFVSEHFTTRIVDIPEARSRALLAALFEHATRPEFIYRHHWQPHDMVFWDNRSLLHLAAGCPPEQRRKLYRTTIAGDVPF encoded by the coding sequence ATGCCGCTCGACACGCTTTCCGCAGGATCACCTGCCCGCCAGGATTTCGACATCCGCCCCCTGCACGCACCGCTGGGCGCCGAGGTGCTCGGACTCGACCTGTCGCGCCCGCTGTCCACCGCCGACCTGGCGCGCGTGCACCGCGCCCATCTCGACCACCACGTGCTCGTGTTTCGCGACGCGCGCATCACGCCGGCCCAGCAGGTCGCCTTCAGCCGCCGTTTCGGCGAACTGCAGATCCACGTGCTGCGCCAGTTCCAGCTCAAGGAAGAACCCGAGGTACTGATCGTCTCGAACATCCGCGAGAACGGCGAACCCATCGGCCTGGGGGACGCTGGCCACCTGTGGCATTCCGACCTGTCCTACAAGGCGGTGCCCAGCCTGGGTTCGATGCTGCACGCCCAGGAGCTGCCAGCCGAAGGAGGCGACACCCTGTTCGCCAACCAGCACCTGGCCTGGGACACGCTGCCCGATGCGCTCAAGCGCGAAGTGGAAGGCGCCTGGGCCGAGCACAGCTACCTGGCACGCTACGAGGACCTGCGCAAGCTGAACCCCTGGCGCCCCGCGCTGACCCAGGCGCAGATCGACGAGGTGGTGCCGGTGCGCCATCCGGTCGTGCGTACCCATCCGGAAACCGGGCGCCGCGCCCTGTTTGTCAGCGAACATTTCACCACCCGCATCGTCGACATCCCGGAAGCGCGCAGCCGCGCCTTGCTGGCGGCGCTGTTCGAACACGCGACACGCCCCGAATTCATCTACCGCCACCATTGGCAGCCGCACGACATGGTGTTCTGGGACAACCGCTCGCTGCTGCACCTGGCGGCAGGCTGTCCGCCCGAGCAGCGCCGCAAGCTCTACCGCACCACGATCGCGGGCGACGTCCCGTTCTGA
- a CDS encoding ABC transporter ATP-binding protein: protein MNAPANLSTLQVVPQDALLRAEHVTLEYATDHGVVRATDDVSFDVHRGDRFVLLGPSGCGKSTLLKAVAGFIAPRAGSLRLGGRPITGPGLDRIVVFQEFDQLPPWKTVEGNVMFPMLAAGIRKAEARERARHWLGKVGLARFLDAYPHTLSGGMKARVAIARALAMGPSILLMDEPFAALDALTRRTMQEELQRLWDEIGFTMLFVTHSIEEALVVGNRILLLSPHPGRVRAELNSHQFDLGNAGSAEFGAATARIHRLLFGEAKTDAAPAAELPQPCVLHV from the coding sequence ATGAATGCGCCCGCGAACCTGTCCACCCTGCAAGTCGTGCCCCAGGACGCGCTGCTGCGCGCCGAACATGTCACGCTCGAGTACGCGACCGACCATGGCGTGGTGCGTGCCACCGATGACGTGAGTTTCGACGTGCACCGCGGCGACCGTTTCGTCCTGCTGGGGCCGTCCGGCTGCGGCAAGTCGACCCTGCTGAAAGCCGTGGCCGGTTTCATCGCGCCGCGCGCAGGCAGCCTGCGCCTGGGCGGACGGCCGATCACCGGGCCGGGACTTGATCGCATCGTCGTCTTCCAGGAATTCGACCAGTTGCCGCCCTGGAAGACGGTGGAGGGCAACGTGATGTTTCCGATGCTCGCCGCCGGCATCAGGAAAGCCGAAGCACGCGAACGCGCCCGCCACTGGCTGGGCAAGGTGGGCCTGGCGCGCTTCCTCGACGCCTACCCGCACACCTTGTCCGGCGGCATGAAGGCGCGCGTCGCGATTGCGCGGGCGCTGGCCATGGGACCAAGCATCCTGCTGATGGACGAACCCTTTGCCGCGCTCGACGCGCTCACCCGGCGCACGATGCAGGAAGAACTGCAGCGCCTGTGGGACGAGATCGGTTTCACGATGCTGTTCGTGACGCACTCGATCGAGGAAGCGCTGGTGGTGGGCAACCGCATCCTGCTGCTCAGCCCCCATCCGGGCCGTGTGCGTGCCGAGCTGAACAGTCACCAGTTCGACCTCGGCAATGCCGGTAGCGCCGAGTTCGGCGCCGCCACGGCGCGCATTCACCGTCTGCTGTTCGGCGAGGCGAAAACCGATGCCGCCCCTGCTGCCGAGCTTCCTCAACCCTGTGTCTTGCATGTATGA